The following is a genomic window from Myxococcales bacterium.
CAGCAGCAGCGCGAATAAGCCCTCCAGTGGTAGCCCAAACACCGGAAAAATAAAAATTTTTAAGTTTAGGAAGTCCTGGTCCAATGCGTTTAATTTCTTCTTCGAGTGTTTCGCCACTTTCTACAAAAGGCTGCCATCCTAAAACCGATCCATCGTAATTGGCGGTATATCGAACTTGTGTAAGAGGAGTGGTGATATCACGAAGAATAATTGAATTTTTAAGTCCGTGTATATGAGAGTTGAGAAAATTAATCAGAAGATCAGCGGTTTTTTGTTTAAGCTGGTGATAATTTTGTCCTCTTCGAACGGGGAGGGTATGAATTTCAATACCATTTTTTTTTCGGCTTAGTTGCTCATGAGAATTAATCTGCTGCCGCCACGGTGCGATATCACAAAAGTAACTTGCATAAATAATTGAGCTACCTTTAGGGCATAGTTCAGGATAAAGAGCACTGCGAAGTTGAACATTGATGCTTGGGTGTCTAATGCCGGGCAATTGGTGCGCTAAGTTTTTATCTAGCAGATAAGTCGTGCAATATTCCATATCTTCAAGCTCTTTATCTAGTGCTAAAAACAATGTGAAATAGCCAGGAAAAACCATCTGTGGTTTTTTTATAGTTTCCGAATAGAGCTTTTTATATGTTTCAGATAAATATTTTTCATCGAGCATTTTTTGGGTGACGGAGTGACCGTCGCATGCTGCTACAACAATGTCCGCATAAAATTTTTGTCCGTCGCTGAGCTGTACACCACAAGCACGATCGTTTTCTACGATTATTTTTTCAACTTTGCTATTGTATGAAATTTTTCCACCAAGTTTTTTAAAACGATGTTCAATAGAATGTGCAAGTCCCAAAGAGCCACCTTCGGGAACTCCGGCTGAATGGGTGGCGTGAGCAGCAAGCTGAAAATAAAAAGGCAAAACGGGAAAGTTAGGGTGCTTCTCGTAAAGAATAAAATTAAAAGCTTCGCGCAAAAGAGGGTCTTTAAAAGCTAAAGAATAATCAGTCATCTTAGTGCTGATGGTTTTTCGGATCAAATTAAAGTAAGGAATAAAAGATGCGAGCATGCGCCATCTTTCCCAAGTTTTCATCAGTCCGACTGGTCGTAAAAAAGGATAAACCTTAATGCACTTGATAAATTTTCTAAGCCCTTGGCAAAACTCTCTAATGATTTTTTCATCTATGGGAGCAAGCTCTAATAAATGAGCTTCAAGTCGATCAGGATCGGAATAAAATCGTACGCTGCGCCCGTCTTGCGCCCTTACAATATTAAAAATTTCAGGATGACGAATAACTTTGTTATCAAGTCCTCCTATCTCACGCCATATGTCATGCATTTCATTGCCGGGTCCACTACCTAAAAGCCAGCTTATGCACCAATCAAAGGTAAATTGTCCTCTCTCCCACGATGTGCAGCACCCACCAGGAAGCTCATGCATTTCTAAAATATGCGCCTCATAATCATTCATCTGTGCATAGCAACCTGTCGACAATCCTCCGAGGCCACCCCCGATTATGATCATGCTGTTTCGTGTTTTGTGCGCCTGTGACATAGGGCTTTCCTTGACAATTTATTTTTTAATCGAGTTTGGGGAGATAGCCTAAACTTTTTGGATTCCAATTCGAAGAATTTTTAATTTCGCTTACATTGAACGACAGTTTTAAGTCATTGCATAGAAATTGGGCCACATATCTTCCTGATAAAGCAGCTCGTGGGAGACCTCCACCTAATACCCATTGGCCAGTCATATAAAAATTTTTTAAGCCTGGAAGTTTCATATGCTGCTTATCTATCAAACGCTCAGCAATTTCTTCGGCTTCACTAAAAGCTTTGAAGCCAAATATACTGCCTCGAAAGTTTCCAGTGTAACGCTTAGTTGTGGCTGGTGTCGCTACCTCTACCACTTCTATGTTATCGATGATTTGTGGGTAACGTTGCTCTAAAAATCTAGTGAGAAATCTAACAACTTGCGATTTTTTTTCTCGATATAATTTTTTATCCTTGAGCCTTAAATCTTGCCAATAATCAAAGTCACTAAAATAAGTGCAGTGAATAATGGAATGCCCTTGTGGGGCAAAACCTTGAGCATATTGACTGCGGTGCTGAATAACGATGCAGTTTTGTTGACAGCCTGGAAGTGATTTGGCGTCTAAGTTATCCAAGAGATAGGTGGTACTATGGGCTTCGTTTTTTCCAATTTCTATTTTTATACCGAAAAAAACTGAAATAACGCTGGGAAATAAAATCCCCGGCTTTAGCATCACATTCTTGTAAAGTTTATCAATAGTTGGATTTATGTAGTGCCCATCTAAGTAATCATAGAGCACTGAAATAGCGTCTGCTGCACTGATGATGTAATCAGAAAATTGAGGAGGGCCTTTTTTAAACTTAATACCGATGGCCTTATTATCTTCTACCACAATTTTATTGACGCATGATCCATAGTGAATAGTACCACCTAATGAGAGATAACGTTGTTCTAGAGATCGCGAAAGCCCTAAAGAACCTCCTTCGGGAAATCCTGCATTTTGATTGTGAGCGCACGCCATATTGTAAAGGAAAGGAAGCATGGGAAAGGTCTGAGGATCTTGAAAGAAAATATAATTGAAAGCCGCTCTTAAAGTTTGGTCTTTAAATTTATTGCTAAAATTTTTCATTTGGGTAGCACCTGTTCGCCAAAAAAGTCGAAAGTGCGGAAGTATTTGCAATAATTCAGTTAAGCGCTCTTTAAGACTCATGAGACTCTTTGGCTTGAGCGGTGGGTAGATATTAAGTTTGATAAATTTTTGTAAATCTCCACAAAACGATTCAATAAGAACGCTGTCTTGAGGTGAAATGGATTTTAAATGCTGGCTTAATTGCTTGGGGTCATTATAAAAAATTACTTTTTTGTTGTTTTGGTCTATTACTTGGTTAAAAAGATTAAAGTTATTAATTTTTTTTCCATCTAGAGCACCGAGTTCTTGCCAAACACGGTTGGCACTATTTCCATGTCCGCTTCCTATCAACCAATCGATACAATAATCAAAAATATAGCCTTTGCGTGACCAAGCTGTGCAGCAACCTCCAGGCAACACATGTTTTTCGTAAATGCGAGTATTAAAGCCGTTCATTTGCAGATAAATACCAGCCGACATTCCAGCGATACCTGCTCCGATAATGATCACTGAAGGAGCATCTGATTTTTTTTTTATTTTAGGCTCCATGCAGCTAGGCCCTCTCGATTATTGTTCGTGTAAGTCGAGCATTTTTTTTCACAAACTTGTCATCCAACATATCTGCATGTGGGCCAAAGCCTTTATGAACGGTTGTTATAGAAGAGCTTGAATACCAGGAACCTTTTTGTGAAGGAGCGTACAAATTTAATTTATTTTCATCAGAAATAACATCGAGCTCACATTGAAGTTTTCCGATGTTGAGAGTTTGGCTGCAAAATTTTATGTAACTACGAGCTTGCTCTAAAGTTTCTTTTGCCACAATCTGAGAACCTGTATGTTTTAGTAAGTGAGATGAAAGTTCTTTTTCAAACTCGGCAAGGTGTTCATTGTTAAAATCAAATGTTTCTGAAATGCGATATGAATCCATCATGATAAGTTTGTTGATCCGATTTCCACGGCTCTCAAGCTCTCTTGCAACTAAGAAGGCTAGATTTCCTCCCAACGAGTAGCCAAATAAATTGTAAGGTCCTTTGGGATCGATTGATTCAATCAGATCGGCGTACATATCGATTTTATTAGTATCGGATAAATAGTTAAATGAGATAAAGTGGTAATCAAAAAGTTGCTCGGCAAGTCGTTGATAGACAAGTCCATGACCTCCCGCTGGAGGAAAACAAAAAAGTAATTTTTCTTGATCATCATTGAAAGCAACATAGGATTTTCCTCCTGCTTCTTTTCCGATGATAATATTTTCAAGTGTTTGTGCCATGCCATAGAGCGTAGATAATTTAAAAAGCTGGCTTACGGCTATAGTTATATTGAATTCGGATTGCAGGTTATAGACGAGTTCGATCAATTTGATTGAGCTTCCGCCAACTTCAAAGAAATCATCATTAAGCCCAATAACTTGAACATCGAGTAAGCGCTGCCAATGGTTGACCATCTTTGTTTCATAATAGTTTTGCGGAAGTTCTATAACTTTTGTTTGATTTGCTAATGTCACAGAGGGAAGAGCATTCATATCAATTTTTTGATTGGGCAAGAGAGGAATTTTTTCTATGACTTCTATCCATTGTGGCAGCATGTAAACTGGTAGTGTTTTACAAAGACGTGCTCTAATATTTTCCCTGTCAATCGATTGATTATTTTTGGGTGCTACGTAGGCACATAAGTGTGATTCACCATTGCTTGATTGATGGAGCGAAACTATTGCATCAGCGATTTCATTTTGTGCTTTAAGCGTATTTTCTATCTCGCCTATTTCTATGCGATAGCCTCTTACTTTAATTTGTTTGTCTAAGCGCCCAACCAGGTGCACGTTGCCAAAACTATCCCAGTAAGCAAGATCACCTGTTCGATAAAGTCTATGAACACAACCTTCTATGCTTATAGATTTAAAACGTTGTTCAGTCAGTTTTTGATTTTTAACATATCCGATGCTTAGGCCAAGTCCGCCGATCCACAACTCTCCGATAACCAAAATAGCTGTCGCTTGGAAATTTTTATCAAGGATGTAAAGCGAACTATTCTTGAATGCTTTGCCAATGGGTACCATGGCAGAATCATTCATGTGCTGGATATCACCTTCAAAGCAGCTGCTGTCAATTGTTGCTTCTGTGAGTCCATAGCTGTTGATAATACGGCAGTGAGGATGGCACAAAATTTTAAGTTGTTTCATTTCACCAATTGTCCAAGCATCAGAACCAACAATTAAAATTTTGATGAAATCAAGGTTTTTATTATAGGCAAAACAATATCGCATGAGACTGCGAACAATAGCGGGAACAAACTCAACACAGTCAACCTGTTTTTCCTTGAGAGTGCTATAGAGCAATGCTGTATTGAGCAAAATATTTTTTTCAACAAGAAGCAAGGTTTTTCCAGAGCATAAGGCACGTGTATAATCTCCGGCAAAAACATCAAAAGAAAAATTGGCAAGCTGGGCATGGCAGTAGGTTTCGTTTTCTAAGCGGTAATAATCTTTCCAACCATTATAAATGGCAGATAAATTTCTATGACTGATCGCTACAGCTTTGGGGCGCCCGGTCGAGCCAGAGGTGTAAATAATATAGGCAGTATCATCGAGCCTAATTGTAGATGGCATCAATGTTATATTCTTACATTCGCCCTGCCAATTTTGTGTGCGAATATCGATAATATTTTTGTTCCAATCATTGATGTTATCAAGAGCTTGATTATCAACAAGAGCCATGTGAGCGCCTACATCATTAAGCATGTAAGCTAGACGTTGTGAAGGGTATTGTGGATCCAGAGGGACATAAGCTGCACCTGTTTTAAGTACGCCTAAAATTATTGGAATTAAGTCCAAAGATTTATAGAGACATAGAGCTAGAACCGAGCCACATCCAACTCCCATTTCTTGTAATCGTGCAGCAATGAGGTTGGATTTTTCATAGAGCTCTTGATAATTCATGCTGAGCTCTTGCCCGTTTTCCTGCGGCATTATCAACGCCTGAGTGAAAGGAGAATTTTTTGCATGATAATCGATCATTTCAATGATCGATTGAGTGGGAGGAATTAGATTTTTTTCTCCGCTCCACTCTTCGAGCATGATGCGTTTTTCATTTTTATCGAGCAATTCTATCTGTGAGATGGATTGTTTGGGATCATTGAGCATGGAAGAGAGCAGGTTTACAAAATGTTTTGCCATGCGCTCAACGGTTGAGGCAAAAAATAAATCGCTGTTATATTTGAAAACACAATGGAAACGTCCTTCTGATTCGTCTTCGTACGCTGACATGGTTAAATCAAATTGCCCTTCTTCTTCTGGAAGTTCGATATAGCGCAATCGATAGCCATATTTTGTGGTAGCGACTCGGTGAACTAAAAGAATGAACATAGCTTGAAATACGCGCGATCGGCTTGGATCGTGTTTTAGTTCCAGCTTATCTACTAACTTTACGAAAGGATATTCTTGGTTATCTAGTCCATTTAAGACGGTATTTTGTACTTGTTGAATTAATTCAATTGTCGATGGATTGTTGGATAGATCAGCGTAAAGAGGGAGAGGGTTTACAAAATAGCCATAGACCGATGCGAATTCTTCTTCGGTTCTTCCAAGCACTGGGCTTCCAACGATAATCTGATCCTGACCGCTATAGCGATGCAAAAGAGTGTAGTAGGCACTCAGCAATACCATAAATATTGTTACACCTTGTTGTTGTGCAAACTTATGTATTTTTTGACTAAGCTCTTTATCAAGAACAAAAAAATGTGAAGAGCCATTGTGGCTAAGAACTATAGGTCGTAGTTTATCTGCCGGTAAATTTAAATTAGGAATTTCTTCAGGAAGATGCGATAGCCAATAATCAAGCATTTTTTTTGCTTGTGGACTGGCTAATAATTTGTTTTGCCAATTGAGAAAATCCAAATAGCTTGTTTTGAGTGGAGCTAGCTCAAGTTGCTGGCCTTTTTTCATTGTTTCATAGAGCTCGAGGAGTTCTTCAATGAAAGTAAAGGTGGAGATTGCATCGGAGATAATATGATGAACGGCTTTCATCATTACCCACCGATCTTCGCCAAGCTTAAATAATCTGAAACGCATCAAAGGATCGCATGCTAAATCGTAGGGTTTGCGATATTCAGCAATGATCATTTGATAAATTTCATTCCAAGAATAATTTTCTACGTTGATAAGCTTAATATCTTCTTTTATTTGATCAGATATGCACTGTACAGCACGCCCATTTTTTTGCACAAAATTAGCTCTGAGACTTGGATGTCTTTTTATTAATTTTCGAACAGCTTCAAACATTATCTCAGGTTTAAGTTGAGTTTTTATTTCAACTGCACCACCGATATTATAAGCAAAGCCATCTGGGTGTAGATGTTTGAGAAACCAAAGCGCTGTTTGATTGTGGGTGAGTGGGTATTCCTTGGTATCTGTGAAGACTTCGATAGCCTCCGTGGTCTGTAAAAATTGAGAGTTAAGCAGTTCTTCCATTTGTTGATAAAGCTCAAGGCATATTTCTTTTATGTTGGTAGAACTAAGAAGTTTTACTACAGGAGGAGCAACTTTAAGTTCTCGTTGTAATCGCGCTCTAAGTTCTATGGCAAGAAGAGAGTCAAGTCCGAGCTCATTTAGATTTTGCTCTACGTTAACTTGACTAACTTTTATACGAAGCACATTTGAGACGATATGAATGAAATAGTCTTGAAGTTCTTTTAAACGCTCTTTAGCTGATAAAGAGCTAAATCGATCAATAAAATTTTCCGATTCATCAGTATTTTGGTTTTTTTGTTCAGCAGCAATGTCTCCTATCAGACATGGAATTTGGGGATACCAGTTCAAAAATAACGGCCAATCTATAATTGTTGCTACACAAATTTGAGACTTGTCTTGAGATATAATTCTTTCTAAAACCTCCATTCCAGCTTCGGGAGATAGAGAGCTCATTCCTCGGCTATTCCGATAGTGATCGATAAGTCCCAATTCTTCTATCATTCCGACAGCCCAAGGTCCCCAATCGATCGATAAAGCAGGGAGTCCTATGCTTCTTCTATGATGAGCTAAGCAATCGAGAAAAGCATTGCCCGCTGCATAATTACTCTGTCCTGATGTTGTAAGAAGTGAGGCTATGGAAGCAAACAAAATGAAATGATCAATGGGCTCATCGATAAAAACCTTATGAAGGTTGGCTGAACCAAAAACTTTTACATCATATGCAGAATCGAAAATATCTTGGCTCATGTTTGATATGAGAGTGTCATTTACAACGCCCGCGAGATGAAAGATGCCTCGAATAGGAGGGAGAAAAAGTTTTTTATAATTTTCATGCCATTCTCTTAAAGATTTTTTATCTCTGACATCTACCGATGCATAGCTTATATGTGCTCCCAAGTTTTCTAACTCACGAATAAATTTAATGGACTCAAGCGCGCGTTTATCGGTGCAACATAACCAGTCTTTTCTTTTGGGAATTATGGAGCGATTCATGAGAATTAATCGTCGTGCACCGCGTTTTATTAAGGTGCGACATATAAGCTTTCCTAGGGCCCCAAAAGCACCTGTGATCAAATAACTTCCATCCGCTCTAAGGTTTAAAGGAAGCGGAGGAGTAAGGTGCTGAGCTTGCTCTAGGCGATTGACATAACGAACACCATTTCGGTAAGCAACTTCAGTTTCATCGAATGAGCTTGCCTCATTGATGATGAGTTTAGCGATGACTTCATGCTTGGTTTCGAGAGGATCGATATCAATAATTTTTCCTTTATGCTGAGACATCTCTTGCTGCCAAAGAACTCGGCATATTCCCCATAAAGATGCAGCAATAGGTTGAGGTTTATCTGGAGAAACAATTTTTTGTGTGGCTTTTGTTAGCACAATTAGTTGAGAGGGATTCTTATCTTTAAGAATTTCTTGGCAAAGACTTATCAACGGATAAGGAGCAAAATTTTGTTTTGAATTTAAATCATCTTGACGGCACGATGAAAATTCTGGTGCATCAAGCGGACATAGATAGATAAATTTTTTATTGGGAAAATTTGCGAGCAGTTTAAAAAAATTATTGAGGCTTTGCTGGCAATTAAAATTGATAGTTGCAGAATTGTTTTGCTGATTAAAACTAAATGTATCGGCTAAGGCGACGTTAAGGTAGTTTTTATTGCTATCTTTTAGGTGAGCGCACAAAGTTTTTGATAAAGAAGATGAGTCAGAAAAAATTATCCAGCTTGAATCATCATGATGTGTTGCTGATAG
Proteins encoded in this region:
- a CDS encoding NAD(P)/FAD-dependent oxidoreductase — translated: MSQAHKTRNSMIIIGGGLGGLSTGCYAQMNDYEAHILEMHELPGGCCTSWERGQFTFDWCISWLLGSGPGNEMHDIWREIGGLDNKVIRHPEIFNIVRAQDGRSVRFYSDPDRLEAHLLELAPIDEKIIREFCQGLRKFIKCIKVYPFLRPVGLMKTWERWRMLASFIPYFNLIRKTISTKMTDYSLAFKDPLLREAFNFILYEKHPNFPVLPFYFQLAAHATHSAGVPEGGSLGLAHSIEHRFKKLGGKISYNSKVEKIIVENDRACGVQLSDGQKFYADIVVAACDGHSVTQKMLDEKYLSETYKKLYSETIKKPQMVFPGYFTLFLALDKELEDMEYCTTYLLDKNLAHQLPGIRHPSINVQLRSALYPELCPKGSSIIYASYFCDIAPWRQQINSHEQLSRKKNGIEIHTLPVRRGQNYHQLKQKTADLLINFLNSHIHGLKNSIILRDITTPLTQVRYTANYDGSVLGWQPFVESGETLEEEIKRIGPGLPKLKNFYFSGVWATTGGLIRAAAAGRHVMQFICRDDKKIFKASIDPAACAPSHLILKERQPYKTTLCNNTSPLIPNETLVIDERH
- a CDS encoding NAD(P)/FAD-dependent oxidoreductase: MEPKIKKKSDAPSVIIIGAGIAGMSAGIYLQMNGFNTRIYEKHVLPGGCCTAWSRKGYIFDYCIDWLIGSGHGNSANRVWQELGALDGKKINNFNLFNQVIDQNNKKVIFYNDPKQLSQHLKSISPQDSVLIESFCGDLQKFIKLNIYPPLKPKSLMSLKERLTELLQILPHFRLFWRTGATQMKNFSNKFKDQTLRAAFNYIFFQDPQTFPMLPFLYNMACAHNQNAGFPEGGSLGLSRSLEQRYLSLGGTIHYGSCVNKIVVEDNKAIGIKFKKGPPQFSDYIISAADAISVLYDYLDGHYINPTIDKLYKNVMLKPGILFPSVISVFFGIKIEIGKNEAHSTTYLLDNLDAKSLPGCQQNCIVIQHRSQYAQGFAPQGHSIIHCTYFSDFDYWQDLRLKDKKLYREKKSQVVRFLTRFLEQRYPQIIDNIEVVEVATPATTKRYTGNFRGSIFGFKAFSEAEEIAERLIDKQHMKLPGLKNFYMTGQWVLGGGLPRAALSGRYVAQFLCNDLKLSFNVSEIKNSSNWNPKSLGYLPKLD
- a CDS encoding amino acid adenylation domain-containing protein, which produces MTKNHNNLNREKIAIIGMGCRFPGNANDYNKFWQNLISAKDCITPTPSDRYNASYHFSKDKGKIGRLTGGRGGYIDGFDQFDPTFFGIGPREAENMDPQQRKLLEVAWEALEDGGQKPFELAGEKVGVFIGGFTLDYKIVQFSDLSFNSIAAHTATGTMMTLLSNRISYCFDFKGPSMSVDTACSSSLVSIHLACQSLQRGESKLALAGGVLLHMTPQYTVAESKGGFLSPEGKSCTFDSEANGYVRAEGVGIVVLKKLSDAIKDKNLIHGVIIGSGVNQDGRTNGITVPNPDSQTELIRHVCQEAGIMPGDLHYVEAHGTSTPVGDPLEAQALGQVLMEGRKENSKCFIGSVKTNIGHTEAAAGVAGLIKTVLSMKHKIIPPHINLKNPNEAINLSAQPFSIPTKPTPWPSTGGPMRAGVNSFGFGGTNAHVLLEEAPEIISEKKPVFSSAKIFPMTAKDNSYFKNMLLEMRDYLLNEDPPIDSMINSLARHRQSLDRNLSFVFSSKDDLLSLFNAYLDGEAHGNIVEHNRIDKSIRKLVWVFSGMGPQWWAMGRHLFDNEPVYREVIERCDREIKKHAHWSLIEELNADENKSNMSETWLAQPANFAMQVALCALWRSHGITPDAIVGHSTGEAAAFYEAGVYSFEDAVKIIIHRSRLQQKLIDTGVMLAVSLSEEDALARITPYQEKVSIAAINSPMGITLSGEKEALIEIAQQLQLEQIFAKFLNVKVPYHSPKMDVIKDDLLHSLADIKAQKAQTPLYLSGREGKALGSELNAHYWWDNVRQPVRFSKAIENLAKDGFNLFLEIGPHPVLGYSIEECFKELKASCTILASCRKKEDEVIRFKRSLAALHNLGFSINWDNIVPPNTPLRLPCYPWKKDRYWNESQEVAQIRLGHTDHPFLGRRLKSSQPSWEFLLDIEQQVFLADHRIENNIVFPAAAYIEMAFQAMHSMSGHYYASITDIEFKKALFIPESEVKPIQFIFNEDNARFSISSLTPTQKESIIHACGGIRSHQPNSWQNKVDIQSIFDRCITQFNKNQCYKKLADMGYHYGSSFALIEEVVVGDKESLAKISLNFNLKNDSTDYHFHPALLDACFQTLLTSEMSVTKKQKEGIRLPLTIKEINALKITQDSIWAHATISSRNSDEIIGDISIFNTEGKLLAQIKEFKAANTDKVQTKVQISTIDNWLTEIKWLENPLELSATHHDDSSWIIFSDSSSLSKTLCAHLKDSNKNYLNVALADTFSFNQQNNSATINFNCQQSLNNFFKLLANFPNKKFIYLCPLDAPEFSSCRQDDLNSKQNFAPYPLISLCQEILKDKNPSQLIVLTKATQKIVSPDKPQPIAASLWGICRVLWQQEMSQHKGKIIDIDPLETKHEVIAKLIINEASSFDETEVAYRNGVRYVNRLEQAQHLTPPLPLNLRADGSYLITGAFGALGKLICRTLIKRGARRLILMNRSIIPKRKDWLCCTDKRALESIKFIRELENLGAHISYASVDVRDKKSLREWHENYKKLFLPPIRGIFHLAGVVNDTLISNMSQDIFDSAYDVKVFGSANLHKVFIDEPIDHFILFASIASLLTTSGQSNYAAGNAFLDCLAHHRRSIGLPALSIDWGPWAVGMIEELGLIDHYRNSRGMSSLSPEAGMEVLERIISQDKSQICVATIIDWPLFLNWYPQIPCLIGDIAAEQKNQNTDESENFIDRFSSLSAKERLKELQDYFIHIVSNVLRIKVSQVNVEQNLNELGLDSLLAIELRARLQRELKVAPPVVKLLSSTNIKEICLELYQQMEELLNSQFLQTTEAIEVFTDTKEYPLTHNQTALWFLKHLHPDGFAYNIGGAVEIKTQLKPEIMFEAVRKLIKRHPSLRANFVQKNGRAVQCISDQIKEDIKLINVENYSWNEIYQMIIAEYRKPYDLACDPLMRFRLFKLGEDRWVMMKAVHHIISDAISTFTFIEELLELYETMKKGQQLELAPLKTSYLDFLNWQNKLLASPQAKKMLDYWLSHLPEEIPNLNLPADKLRPIVLSHNGSSHFFVLDKELSQKIHKFAQQQGVTIFMVLLSAYYTLLHRYSGQDQIIVGSPVLGRTEEEFASVYGYFVNPLPLYADLSNNPSTIELIQQVQNTVLNGLDNQEYPFVKLVDKLELKHDPSRSRVFQAMFILLVHRVATTKYGYRLRYIELPEEEGQFDLTMSAYEDESEGRFHCVFKYNSDLFFASTVERMAKHFVNLLSSMLNDPKQSISQIELLDKNEKRIMLEEWSGEKNLIPPTQSIIEMIDYHAKNSPFTQALIMPQENGQELSMNYQELYEKSNLIAARLQEMGVGCGSVLALCLYKSLDLIPIILGVLKTGAAYVPLDPQYPSQRLAYMLNDVGAHMALVDNQALDNINDWNKNIIDIRTQNWQGECKNITLMPSTIRLDDTAYIIYTSGSTGRPKAVAISHRNLSAIYNGWKDYYRLENETYCHAQLANFSFDVFAGDYTRALCSGKTLLLVEKNILLNTALLYSTLKEKQVDCVEFVPAIVRSLMRYCFAYNKNLDFIKILIVGSDAWTIGEMKQLKILCHPHCRIINSYGLTEATIDSSCFEGDIQHMNDSAMVPIGKAFKNSSLYILDKNFQATAILVIGELWIGGLGLSIGYVKNQKLTEQRFKSISIEGCVHRLYRTGDLAYWDSFGNVHLVGRLDKQIKVRGYRIEIGEIENTLKAQNEIADAIVSLHQSSNGESHLCAYVAPKNNQSIDRENIRARLCKTLPVYMLPQWIEVIEKIPLLPNQKIDMNALPSVTLANQTKVIELPQNYYETKMVNHWQRLLDVQVIGLNDDFFEVGGSSIKLIELVYNLQSEFNITIAVSQLFKLSTLYGMAQTLENIIIGKEAGGKSYVAFNDDQEKLLFCFPPAGGHGLVYQRLAEQLFDYHFISFNYLSDTNKIDMYADLIESIDPKGPYNLFGYSLGGNLAFLVARELESRGNRINKLIMMDSYRISETFDFNNEHLAEFEKELSSHLLKHTGSQIVAKETLEQARSYIKFCSQTLNIGKLQCELDVISDENKLNLYAPSQKGSWYSSSSITTVHKGFGPHADMLDDKFVKKNARLTRTIIERA